A single window of Liolophura sinensis isolate JHLJ2023 chromosome 6, CUHK_Ljap_v2, whole genome shotgun sequence DNA harbors:
- the LOC135466613 gene encoding son of sevenless homolog 1-like — MFPLSGASDSSQLSLLNDSENASKWKGIFVASLQKVQRQVHPSLAAREDALEYVEGLILRLLGMLCSTQPHIVQDVEDRVKKTFPEPIDEWAIRDAQAALEKGKKKSPLVLPVEKIHTLLVKDVLGYKIESQVSMYIIAVLEYIAADILKLTGNYVKNIKHSEISCQDIRVAMCADKVLMDMFFQDEEVSLSLEDEPAHRKSLTYESIVKDFILEEAQYIRDLNMIIKVFRDPFAKLFPRSKDLEVIFSSILGVLECTINLLSSIEDQVEATGENEVPLIGTCFMEMIEAQEFDVYETYVEDIVKPNGRDRLNTLVRRDDVNAMIQHKFGPGFKEAIKYVLPKLLLGPIYHCLHYFEILKVLVDTSPTEEDREFLSQTSGVLLKLKSSLEKEFSGNLPKRRPWETSLRLQSRTGRKAAMAKMTELQKSIDGWEGKDIWQSCSEFIMEGVLMKHMGRRSMERHVFLFDSLIILCKQNVKRSSVTGPVAEFKLKEKYFVRKLDITDREDQEDIKHAFELQVRDNPVVVLYAKTAEEKSNWMAALISLQTRSMLERTLDSLLKEEERQQPLRLPSPDQYRFAEEDSDENIVFEDNQDASIESPLIKGGTITKLVERLTYHMYADPKFVKTFLTTFRSFCSPQELLDLLSERFDIPEPPVLTNGLEQGDPGTTARDDLKRFRKEYVKPVQFRVVNVLRQWVDQHYYDFERDNSLLQKMVSFLNTVKGKAMKRWSDSITKVIQRRTESPSPEIEFTYLTPPPNIEWHIAQTRDQFDLMTLHPIEIARQVTLLEFDLYRAVKPSELVGCVWIKKDKSKTSPNLLKMIHFSTMFTFWMERCIIESENLDERVAVICRVMEIMLVFQELNNFNGVLEVVSALNSAPVYRLEHSFHKVPNKLMRAFDEAKELNSGHFKKYTEKLRSINPPCVPFLGMYLTNILKTEEGNPDFLQNRPDGLINFSKRRKVAEITGEIQQYQNQPYCLKLEPEIRSFLEGLNPLDEMSEKDFNDYLYQASLDIEPRGMRQAAKFPRKREYSLDSPGTRPSSSRHSTTRHHPFQIPDQKPFGYQRINEEDSDPSSSHDATPPTPSTPLTPTESSESNNSVFSNVYIPPGSQPPNLLDSTLPSGVSHSSQWPLLEPPMEPLKPPPRVPQGAPLVPPRPSRQKEAFSLDSNNSLPRLPPRNHGNTPPPVPPRKDSIPGTLPRAHSVSVPLRLVPSNSATLPRRNSERDTPHTPMLNVNGESCTVPELPPKTANCIPELPPKTYKSQHSRKQSS, encoded by the exons ATGTTTCCTCTCAGTGGAGCCAGCGATAGTTCACAACTGTCCTTGCTGAATGACTCGGAAAATGCGTCGAAGTGGAAGGGCATTTTTGTTGCATCCCTGCAGAAG GTTCAGAGGCAGGTGCACCCATCTCTGGCAGCGCGGGAAGATGCACTGGAGTATGTGGAAGGGCTGATCCTGCGCCTACTGGGCATGCTGTGTTCCACGCAGCCACATATTGTACAGGATGTGGAAGATCGGGTGAAGAAAACCTTCCCAGAGCCCATTGACGAGTGGGCTATCCGGGATGCCCAAGCAGCCCTGGAGAAGGGCAAGAAGAAATCACCACTGGTCCTGCCTGTGGAAAAAATACACACCCTGCTAGTGAAG GATGTGCTGGGTTATAAGATAGAATCTCAGGTATCGATGTACATCATTGCTGTACTGGAGTATATTGCTGCAGATATCCTCAAG CTGACAGGGAACTATGTGAAGAATATCAAGCACAGTGAAATATCCTGTCAGGATATCAGGGTGGCCATGTGTGCTGATAAG GTGCTAATGGATATGTTCTTCCAAGATGAAGAGGTGTCATTAAGCCTAGAGGATGAGCCTGCACACAGAAAGTCATTGACTTATGAAAGTATTGTGAAGGACTTCATACTGGAAGAGGCCCAGTATATCAGAGATCTCAATATGATTATCAAAGTGTTCAGAGACCCTTTTGCTAAGCTCTTTCCCAGAAGTAAA GATTTGGAGGTGATTTTCAGTAGTATTTTGGGTGTACTGGAGTGCACAATAAACTTGCTCAGTTCTATAGAGGATCAGGTGGAGGCGACAGGAGAGAATGAGGTGCCGCTGATAGGGACCTGCTTCATGGAGATGATTGAG GCCCAGGAGTTTGATGTCTACGAGACTTACGTTGAGGATATTGTGAAACCAAATGGTCGTGACAGACTGAACACACTTGTGCGGAGAGACGATGTCAACGCAATGATCCAG CATAAGTTTGGCCCTGGATTCAAAGAGGCTATAAAGTATGTGTTACCAAAGCTATTACTGGGTCCCATTTACCACTGTCTCCATTATTTTGAAATACTGAAG GTGTTAGTTGACACCAGTCCGACTGAGGAGGATAGAGAGTTTTTAAGTCAGACCAGCGGAGTGCTGCTAAAGTTGAAATCATCACTGGAGAAAGAGTTCAGTGGCAATTTACCCAAGAGGAGACCCTg GGAGACATCATTAAGACTTCAGAGTCGGACTGGCCGTAAGGCTGCAATGGCCAAGATGACAGAGTTACAGAAGAGTATAGATGGCTGGGAGGGGAAGGACATCTGGCAGAGCTGCAGCGAGTTTATCATGG AGGGTGTATTGATGAAGCACATGGGCAGACGGTCAATGGAACGTCATGTGTTCCTGTTTGACAGCCTGATCATCTTGTGTAAGCAGAACGTCAAGCGCTCCTCCGTCACAGGACCTGTGGCCGAGTTCAAGCTCAAAGAGAAGTACTTTGTGAGGAAGTTAGACATCACAGACCGAGAAGATCAAGAAG aTATAAAGCATGCATTTGAGCTGCAAGTGAGAGACAACCCTGTTGTGGTCCTGTATGCAAAGACAGCTGAGGAGAAGAGTAACTGGATGGCGGCCTTGATATCATTACAAACTCGCAG TATGTTGGAGAGGACCCTGGACTCATTATTGAAGGAGGAAGAGCGACAGCAGCCATTGCGTCTACCTTCTCCTGACCAATACAGGTTTGCCGAGGAGGACTCTGATGAAAACATTGTGTTTGAGGACAACCAAGACGCGTCAATCGAGAGTCCTCTGATCAAAGGTGGGACGATCACTAAGCTTGTGGAGCGCCTGACTTATCACATGTATGCTGACCCAAAGTTTGTCAAGACGTTCCTCACCACCTTCCGCTCATTCTGCAGTCCCCAGGAGCTGCTCGATCTTCTCAGCGAAAGAT TTGACATCCCTGAGCCACCTGTTTTGACTAATGGACTGGAGCAGGGGGATCCTGGTACAACGGCAAGAGATGATTTGAAGAGGTTCCGCAAAGAGTATGTTAAACCGGTGCAATTCAG GGTAGTGAATGTGTTAAGACAGTGGGTTGATCAGCATTACTATGATTTTGAACGGGACAACAGTCTCCTTCAGAAGATGGTTAGCTTCCTGAACACAGTGAAAGGCAAGGCTATGAAGAGGTGGTCAGACTCTATCACCAAGGTTATTCAGAGACGG ACGGAGAGCCCTAGCCCGGAGATTGAGTTCACCTACCTGACCCCTCCCCCTAACATAGAGTGGCACATCGCACAAACACGGGACCAGTTTGACCTTATGACG CTTCACCCGATAGAGATAGCTCGTCAGGTGACGTTACTGGAGTTTGACCTGTACCGGGCGGTGAAACCCTCCGAGCTTGTTGGCTGTGTTTGGATTAAGAAGGACAAAAGTAAAACCTCACCTAACCTGCTCAAGATGATACACTTTTCCACAATG TTCACATTCTGGATGGAGCGGTGTATCATTGAGTCCGAGAACCTGGACGAGCGTGTGGCGGTGATATGCAGGGTCATGGAGATCATGCTGGTCTTTCAAGAACTCAACAACTTTAATGGGGTTCTGGAGGTGGTCAGTGCTCTCAACTCGGCTCCAGTCTACAGGCTTGAGCATTCCTTTCAT AAAGTGCCAAATAAACTGATGAGAGCCTTTGATGAGGCTAAGGAACTGAATTCTGGTCATTTCAAGAAATATACGGAGAAGTTGAGATCGATCAATCCGCCTTGCGTGCCGTTCCTAG GTATGTACTTAACTAATATTTTAAAGACAGAAGAAGGAAATCCGGATTTTCTTCAGAATCGTCCAGACGGTCTCATCAATTTTAGCAAACGACGAAAAGTCGCGGAAATCACGGGTGAAATTCAGCAATATCAGAACCAGCCATACTGCCTCAAATTGGAGCCAGAAATACGG TCTTTCTTGGAGGGGTTGAATCCACTTGATGAGATGTCAGAGAAGGACTTTAATGATTACCTGTACCAGGCCTCACTGGATATAGAGCCCAGGGGAATGAGACAGGCGGCCAAATTT CCAAGGAAACGAGAGTACAGTTTGGATTCTCCCGGTACTCGTCCGTCATCTAGTCGTCACAGTACAACACGCCATCATCCATTTCAAATACCTGACCAAAAACCATTTGGATATCAGCGGATTAACGAGGAGGATTCCGATCCCTCCTCCAGTCATGACGCAACCCCTCCCACCCCCAGCACCCCCCTCACCCCAACAGAATCCTCTGAGTCCAACAACAGCGTCTTTAGTAATGTCTATATTCCACCAG GCTCTCAACCTCCTAATCTGCTGGACTCGACGCTGCCTTCTGGGGTGTCTCACTCCAGTCAGTGGCCTCTTCTAGAGCCCCCAATGGAGCCCCTCAAACCACCCCCCAGGGTTCCTCAAGGGGCCCCACTTGTTCCCCCGCGTCCGTCTCGGCAGAAGGAAGCATTCTCACTGGACAGTAATAATTCTCTGCCTCGTCTCCCCCCGAGGAAC